A genomic region of Leptolyngbya sp. NIES-2104 contains the following coding sequences:
- a CDS encoding acyl-CoA dehydrogenase family protein, translating into MKQSTISPPPRMSLTSIQDALFHAAEISKFASHNAAKIDHVGAFPAEEFKQIAATGLLAVPLDRALGGLGLGIDANTTDELLKLLKIIGRGNLAIGRIYEGHVNAVQLIQTFGTPNQIDRYAADVRDRHKIFGVWNAEDADSLKIIPLDNGNYRLEGCKTFASGSGYVDRPFVNGTLPDGRWQMCIVPMDEVATIADPSWWQPSGMRATASYKVDFTGVELPKTALIGQPNDYYRQPWLTTGVVRFAAVQLGGAEALFDEARQFLHSLERTQDPYQEERFGKMAIALESGNLWLQGAAETIANYAPIFAGSPHQVQPDSIKLIAYANMVRTAIEQICLDVMQLVQRSVGTRGLLPPTAIDRMNRDLTLYLRQPAFDAAIANVGQYVLSHSDSVDQLWQI; encoded by the coding sequence ATGAAACAAAGCACTATTTCTCCTCCTCCCCGAATGTCTCTCACCTCGATTCAAGACGCACTGTTTCATGCTGCTGAAATTTCAAAATTTGCAAGTCACAATGCTGCCAAAATTGATCACGTAGGCGCTTTCCCTGCTGAGGAATTTAAGCAAATTGCTGCTACAGGATTACTTGCAGTTCCGCTCGATCGCGCTTTGGGTGGATTGGGGCTAGGCATTGATGCGAACACAACTGATGAACTATTGAAACTCCTAAAAATCATTGGACGTGGGAATTTAGCGATCGGGCGAATCTATGAAGGTCACGTCAATGCAGTACAACTGATTCAAACCTTTGGAACACCCAATCAAATTGATCGCTATGCGGCAGATGTTCGCGATCGACATAAAATTTTCGGAGTTTGGAATGCGGAAGATGCAGACAGTTTGAAAATTATTCCACTCGATAACGGTAACTATCGGTTAGAAGGTTGTAAAACGTTTGCCTCTGGATCTGGATATGTCGATCGACCTTTTGTGAATGGCACATTACCCGATGGTCGCTGGCAAATGTGTATTGTTCCGATGGATGAAGTTGCTACGATCGCTGATCCGTCCTGGTGGCAGCCGTCAGGAATGCGAGCAACGGCAAGCTATAAAGTTGATTTTACCGGAGTTGAACTTCCGAAAACCGCGCTGATTGGTCAACCAAACGATTACTATCGCCAACCTTGGTTAACGACAGGTGTCGTTCGATTTGCGGCGGTTCAGTTAGGAGGAGCCGAAGCGCTATTCGATGAAGCTCGACAGTTTTTGCACAGTCTAGAACGAACTCAAGATCCCTATCAAGAAGAGCGATTCGGAAAAATGGCGATCGCACTTGAGAGCGGAAATCTTTGGCTACAAGGTGCAGCAGAAACGATCGCAAACTATGCGCCGATATTCGCTGGTTCGCCGCATCAAGTTCAACCGGATTCAATCAAACTAATCGCTTACGCCAACATGGTACGGACTGCGATCGAACAAATTTGCCTAGATGTGATGCAACTGGTGCAGCGATCGGTTGGAACACGCGGATTGCTTCCCCCAACTGCGATCGACCGAATGAATCGTGATTTAACGCTGTATCTGCGACAACCTGCGTTCGATGCTGCGATCGCGAATGTTGGACAGTATGTATTGTCTCACTCCGACTCAGTTGATCAACTATGGCAGATCTAG
- a CDS encoding glycosyltransferase family 2 protein has product MSLAGATTPMQTSPIKAVDAHVVSASEDFLVHTPPLPQCEVCIIVPVRNEAATLATTLSALAKQTDLNGYVFERDRYEIILLANNCSDASAAIAHRFAEHHSDLNLHIVERTLPPQEAYIGRVRQLLMNEAHRRLSQLGRKRGVIASTDGDSRVSSTWIAAILEEIANGADAVGGRIMLDPVGLAQLAPYTRACHLREVGYRSLIAELESYLDPNPDDPAPRHFQHYGASFAVTAEIYAQAGGMPLVRTPEDVALYKALQRVNARFRHSPKVRVTTSARQIGRTELGLANQLSVWTAMGQQHQPFLVESGTEVAARLRSRYQLRLLWEKILCGHQPSDREVQSMAQQLGITADWLQTQLTQPQTLGLLMEQIEHRQQQEQIWSQRWSKVSIEQAIQQLRLELHCAKQTSRTSELSLFRGCLKSIRCCRNPP; this is encoded by the coding sequence ATGTCTCTGGCTGGAGCAACCACACCGATGCAAACTAGCCCTATCAAAGCGGTTGATGCTCATGTAGTTTCAGCTTCGGAAGATTTTCTGGTTCATACGCCACCTTTGCCTCAGTGCGAAGTCTGCATCATTGTTCCTGTTCGGAATGAAGCAGCAACGTTAGCGACAACATTGAGCGCTTTAGCTAAGCAAACTGATCTCAACGGTTATGTTTTTGAGCGCGATCGCTACGAAATCATTCTGCTGGCAAACAATTGTAGTGATGCGTCTGCTGCGATCGCTCATCGCTTCGCTGAACATCACTCAGATCTGAATTTACACATCGTTGAAAGAACACTTCCACCTCAAGAGGCTTATATCGGTCGCGTTCGGCAACTGTTGATGAATGAAGCACATCGCCGCCTGAGCCAACTCGGACGAAAACGCGGTGTGATTGCTTCGACCGATGGAGATTCGCGAGTAAGTTCCACCTGGATCGCTGCAATCTTAGAAGAGATTGCAAACGGTGCAGATGCGGTCGGGGGCAGAATTATGCTTGATCCGGTTGGACTTGCTCAGTTAGCACCCTATACGAGAGCTTGTCATTTACGCGAAGTTGGATATCGATCGCTGATTGCTGAGCTAGAGAGCTATCTTGATCCCAATCCTGATGATCCTGCACCCAGACACTTTCAGCATTACGGTGCAAGTTTCGCAGTGACAGCGGAGATCTACGCTCAGGCAGGAGGAATGCCGCTGGTGAGAACTCCCGAAGATGTTGCACTCTACAAAGCATTGCAGCGAGTCAATGCAAGATTTCGGCATAGTCCCAAAGTGCGTGTGACGACTTCAGCCCGACAGATCGGACGCACAGAGCTAGGATTAGCAAATCAGTTGAGTGTTTGGACAGCAATGGGACAACAGCACCAGCCGTTTTTGGTCGAATCGGGTACTGAAGTTGCAGCACGATTGCGATCGCGCTATCAACTCCGACTGCTTTGGGAAAAGATTCTCTGTGGACATCAACCGAGCGATCGCGAAGTTCAATCGATGGCTCAACAGTTGGGAATTACTGCGGATTGGCTGCAAACACAACTTACTCAACCGCAAACCCTCGGACTCTTGATGGAGCAGATCGAACACCGTCAACAGCAAGAACAAATTTGGTCACAGCGATGGTCAAAAGTCTCGATCGAACAAGCGATTCAACAGCTCCGACTCGAATTGCATTGCGCTAAACAGACTTCTCGCACTTCTGAACTGTCATTGTTTAGAGGATGTTTGAAAAGTATTCGTTGTTGCCGCAACCCGCCCTGA
- a CDS encoding GlsB/YeaQ/YmgE family stress response membrane protein codes for MNILAWIVLGLIAGAIAKAIYPGRQGGGIFGTLILGVIGAFVGGTLYSFLTTGTFALASTGLSIGGIVVAVLGALVALFIYYAVTRRGAY; via the coding sequence ATGAATATTCTTGCGTGGATTGTGTTGGGATTAATTGCAGGTGCGATCGCAAAAGCTATCTACCCTGGTCGTCAAGGCGGCGGTATCTTCGGTACCCTGATCTTAGGCGTAATCGGTGCATTCGTGGGTGGAACGCTCTATAGCTTCTTGACCACTGGAACCTTTGCATTGGCTTCAACAGGCTTGAGCATCGGTGGAATTGTAGTTGCAGTTTTGGGTGCGCTGGTTGCCCTGTTTATCTACTATGCAGTAACTCGCCGTGGTGCTTACTAA
- a CDS encoding response regulator, which yields MFKIAIVDDNETWCFVLANFLQQEGLAVETFSDARKFLAVAAQFDLALVDFSMPAPIYRPEIDGAILIEQIKTQIENPPTLLLISSFFTPDMVQHSQAICEHADACLSKSLGLEGLLAELQKWIPQKEQIDLQRRDFSLMVDDSKTNL from the coding sequence ATGTTTAAAATTGCGATCGTTGACGATAACGAAACTTGGTGTTTTGTTCTAGCTAATTTTCTGCAACAAGAAGGCTTAGCTGTAGAAACATTCTCTGATGCTCGTAAATTTTTAGCTGTCGCAGCACAGTTTGATTTAGCTCTGGTCGATTTTTCGATGCCCGCTCCCATCTATCGACCTGAAATCGACGGTGCTATCTTAATCGAGCAGATCAAAACACAGATTGAAAATCCTCCAACTCTACTATTGATTTCCAGTTTCTTTACACCGGACATGGTTCAGCACAGTCAAGCGATTTGTGAACATGCTGATGCCTGTTTGAGTAAAAGTCTGGGGTTGGAAGGACTCCTTGCTGAACTACAAAAATGGATTCCTCAGAAAGAGCAGATCGACCTTCAGAGACGTGACTTCTCTCTTATGGTAGACGACAGTAAAACCAACCTCTGA
- a CDS encoding PAS domain S-box protein produces the protein MTDSFQNTPVVSNDCLFYNFTGAVTEASLLQGQEVSQQILDNSDDCIKLLDLSGQLLFMNSGGQALLGIRDFTPLMNTAWVDFWQGEDRQSVEKAIAIARSGGVCSFQGYCPTQDGTPKWWDVKVSPIRNTAGQVERLLCISRDITQRKQIELERQQAEERLSAIFSRAAVGLSEISLDGKFQQVNDELCRILGRSRSEILAVGVIDVTYPEDIAKSLEQLQHLVATGEKISLDKRYVHPDGTIAWANSSLTRLDDEQGLPRAVLAVTVDISDRVRVEEERQQAEAIIRRAAELNAFRVSLADALRPLANPVEIQETASRILGQYLGLNRVVYFEVQDDDYLVERDYVNGVRSIAGRYPMCSFGEELLVEFRQGHSIASSDVASDSTLSAAQRSIYAAVQNAAHIGIPLIKDGEFVAGLAIHNATPRTWTSDEIALVEEVAERTWAAVERARAEANLRKSEEKYRTLFESIDEGFAVCELIFDAHGKPCDYRFLQVNPAFAQLTGLSEAEGKTARELVPNIDEDPWIEIYGNVVSSRESVRVEQQSIALNRWFDVNAFCVDDLQPHRFGLLFSEISDRKRIEAALRDSEVQTRNILDSISDGFFALDDQWRFTYVNQAAELLTGRLVSEILGSSFWDEFPSVIGTEFEVLHLRAMHDRVSGSVTAFYPDHDRWYEVSSYPAENGIIIYFRNVSDLKRAEVERERLLQREQAARQEAERANRIKDEFLAVLSHELRTPLNPILGWTRMLQTGRLDAVRSQEALNTIERNAKLQAQLVEDLLDLSRILRGKLALNISHLNLVLPIRSAIETVRFAAEAKQLQIHTILDPNVPSISGDASRLQQVVWNLLSNSVKFTDAGGRIEVRLTQVGSMAQITVSDTGRGISPEFLPHVFEHFRQEDGSTTRQFGGLGLGLAIVRQITELHGGNVRAESLGENQGATFTVELPIVQQKCSESIEMSQSPVTDIHLDNIHILLVDDDTDTRHLQTFVLEQSGAKVTAVASGIEVLQALDQVKPHILVSDIGMPEMDGYQLMEQIRSRFAEQGGTIHAIALTAYAGELDQQRARQAGFQAYLTKPVEPETLVNAIVHLLEPH, from the coding sequence ATGACCGATAGCTTTCAAAATACTCCTGTTGTATCCAACGATTGTCTGTTCTATAACTTTACTGGGGCTGTCACTGAAGCATCCTTGCTGCAAGGTCAAGAGGTTAGTCAGCAGATTTTAGATAACAGCGATGACTGTATCAAGCTGCTAGACTTATCAGGACAGCTCTTGTTCATGAATAGCGGTGGACAAGCATTACTGGGGATTCGAGATTTCACGCCGCTGATGAATACAGCATGGGTAGACTTTTGGCAGGGAGAAGATCGGCAATCGGTAGAGAAGGCGATCGCCATTGCAAGATCAGGCGGAGTCTGTAGTTTTCAGGGTTATTGTCCGACTCAAGACGGCACACCAAAGTGGTGGGATGTGAAAGTTAGCCCGATTCGGAACACAGCGGGTCAAGTCGAACGATTGCTGTGTATTTCACGAGACATTACCCAGCGTAAACAGATCGAGCTTGAACGCCAACAGGCAGAAGAGCGCCTCTCTGCGATTTTTTCACGCGCCGCTGTTGGACTGTCCGAAATTTCGCTCGATGGCAAGTTTCAGCAAGTCAATGATGAGCTTTGTCGAATTTTAGGTCGATCGCGATCGGAAATTTTGGCAGTCGGTGTAATCGATGTCACGTATCCCGAAGACATTGCAAAAAGCTTGGAGCAGCTTCAGCATTTAGTAGCAACTGGGGAAAAAATCTCACTCGATAAGCGCTATGTTCACCCCGATGGAACGATCGCTTGGGCAAATAGTAGTTTGACTCGCTTGGATGATGAGCAGGGGCTTCCACGGGCAGTTTTAGCAGTGACAGTCGATATTAGCGATCGTGTTCGCGTCGAAGAAGAACGCCAACAAGCGGAAGCGATTATTCGTCGTGCGGCTGAACTCAATGCGTTCCGGGTGTCGCTAGCAGATGCGCTCCGTCCTTTGGCAAATCCGGTCGAAATTCAGGAAACGGCAAGTCGAATTCTCGGTCAATATCTGGGCTTGAATCGGGTGGTTTACTTCGAGGTGCAGGATGACGACTATTTAGTTGAGCGGGATTATGTTAATGGAGTGAGATCGATCGCGGGTCGATATCCAATGTGTTCATTCGGCGAGGAGCTTTTAGTAGAATTTCGTCAAGGACACTCGATCGCTTCGTCTGATGTTGCCTCTGATTCGACGCTTTCCGCAGCGCAGCGATCGATCTATGCAGCGGTTCAAAATGCGGCTCATATTGGCATTCCATTGATTAAAGATGGTGAGTTTGTCGCGGGTCTTGCAATCCACAATGCGACACCGCGAACTTGGACATCGGATGAGATTGCGTTAGTAGAAGAAGTGGCAGAGCGAACTTGGGCAGCGGTTGAACGAGCGCGTGCGGAAGCAAATTTGCGAAAATCAGAAGAGAAGTATCGGACTTTGTTTGAATCGATCGATGAAGGATTTGCCGTTTGTGAACTGATTTTCGATGCTCACGGCAAGCCTTGTGATTATCGATTTTTACAAGTCAATCCAGCATTTGCCCAACTCACAGGACTCTCAGAAGCCGAGGGCAAAACAGCGCGGGAACTCGTGCCCAATATCGATGAAGATCCGTGGATTGAGATCTATGGAAATGTGGTGTCGTCTAGAGAATCGGTGCGAGTTGAGCAACAATCGATCGCGCTAAATCGCTGGTTTGACGTGAATGCGTTTTGTGTGGATGATCTTCAGCCGCATCGCTTTGGATTGCTGTTTAGTGAGATTAGCGATCGTAAACGGATCGAAGCGGCTTTACGAGATAGTGAAGTACAGACTCGAAACATTCTCGATAGTATCAGTGACGGCTTCTTTGCGCTCGATGATCAGTGGCGGTTTACCTATGTCAATCAAGCAGCGGAACTGCTCACAGGTCGGCTTGTGAGCGAAATATTGGGGAGTAGCTTTTGGGACGAATTTCCTAGTGTGATTGGGACTGAATTTGAAGTACTCCATCTGCGGGCAATGCACGATCGCGTTTCTGGATCGGTGACTGCGTTTTATCCTGATCACGATCGCTGGTATGAGGTGAGTAGCTATCCCGCCGAAAACGGCATCATAATTTATTTTCGGAATGTGAGCGATTTGAAGCGGGCAGAAGTCGAAAGAGAGCGATTATTGCAGCGAGAGCAAGCTGCGCGACAAGAAGCAGAACGTGCCAATCGCATCAAAGATGAGTTTTTAGCGGTGCTGTCTCATGAACTGAGAACACCCCTCAATCCGATTTTAGGTTGGACAAGGATGCTGCAAACCGGGCGATTAGATGCGGTGAGAAGTCAAGAGGCATTAAATACGATCGAGCGAAATGCAAAACTTCAAGCTCAATTAGTCGAAGATCTGCTTGATCTGTCTCGAATTCTACGCGGCAAGCTGGCTCTGAACATTTCTCACCTTAACTTAGTGCTCCCGATTCGATCTGCGATCGAGACGGTTCGATTTGCAGCCGAAGCAAAACAACTCCAGATTCACACAATTCTCGATCCGAATGTTCCATCTATCTCAGGTGATGCGTCTCGATTGCAGCAAGTCGTCTGGAATTTGCTTTCAAATTCGGTGAAGTTTACAGATGCTGGCGGACGGATTGAAGTGCGATTAACACAAGTTGGTTCAATGGCTCAAATCACCGTGAGTGATACAGGTCGAGGCATTTCACCTGAATTTTTACCGCATGTGTTTGAGCATTTCCGGCAAGAAGATGGATCAACGACGCGGCAATTTGGCGGGTTAGGATTGGGACTTGCGATCGTGCGCCAAATCACGGAGCTACATGGTGGAAATGTTCGAGCAGAAAGTTTGGGCGAGAATCAAGGCGCAACTTTTACAGTTGAGTTACCGATTGTTCAGCAAAAATGCTCTGAATCGATTGAAATGAGTCAATCCCCAGTCACTGACATTCACTTAGATAACATTCATATTTTGCTAGTCGATGATGATACAGATACCCGTCACCTTCAGACTTTTGTGTTGGAACAAAGTGGTGCAAAGGTAACGGCTGTTGCTTCTGGAATTGAAGTTTTGCAAGCCTTGGATCAGGTCAAACCACATATTCTAGTCAGTGATATTGGAATGCCTGAGATGGATGGTTATCAGTTGATGGAGCAGATTCGATCGAGATTTGCCGAACAAGGCGGAACCATTCATGCGATCGCGCTTACTGCGTATGCAGGGGAACTCGATCAACAGAGAGCACGACAAGCTGGATTTCAGGCTTATTTAACAAAACCTGTGGAACCGGAAACGTTGGTTAATGCGATCGTTCATCTGCTGGAACCGCATTAG